One part of the Dyadobacter sp. 676 genome encodes these proteins:
- a CDS encoding DsbA family oxidoreductase produces the protein MKVEIWSDVMCPFCYIGKRRFESALAEFPQRDRIQVEWKSFQLNPQMKTEPGRSINDYLAETKGWTPEYAQQVNDHVTNIAAEVGLEYNMDKAVLANSFDAHRFLQFAKTKGLGDAAEEQLFKAYFTDGKNTADHDTLVELGVAIGINAAELRAVLEGTRFSEEVRRDIYEAQQVGARGVPFFVLDRKYAVSGAQHTETFLGALQQSFSEWEKANPKPLVSLADGANCTIDGACE, from the coding sequence ATGAAAGTCGAAATATGGAGTGATGTAATGTGCCCTTTTTGCTACATCGGCAAAAGGCGCTTTGAAAGTGCGCTGGCGGAATTCCCTCAGCGCGACCGGATTCAGGTGGAATGGAAGAGCTTCCAGCTGAACCCTCAGATGAAAACCGAGCCGGGCCGCAGCATTAACGACTACCTGGCCGAAACAAAAGGCTGGACGCCGGAATATGCGCAGCAAGTCAATGACCATGTGACGAATATAGCTGCCGAAGTGGGCCTTGAATATAATATGGATAAAGCGGTGCTTGCCAATTCCTTCGACGCACACCGGTTTTTACAGTTTGCGAAAACCAAGGGGCTCGGCGACGCGGCGGAAGAGCAATTGTTTAAAGCCTATTTTACGGACGGCAAGAATACGGCCGACCATGACACCCTGGTTGAGCTGGGCGTAGCAATCGGCATTAATGCCGCTGAGTTGAGGGCAGTTCTGGAAGGAACGCGTTTCAGTGAGGAGGTGCGCCGCGATATTTACGAGGCCCAGCAGGTAGGCGCACGGGGTGTTCCCTTCTTTGTCCTTGACCGCAAATATGCGGTTTCGGGAGCACAGCACACCGAAACATTTCTGGGTGCGTTGCAGCAATCATTTTCCGAATGGGAAAAAGCCAATCCCAAACCGCTCGTGAGCCTGGCCGACGGTGCCAACTGCACGATCGACGGTGCGTGCGAATAA